Proteins encoded in a region of the Azospirillum sp. TSH58 genome:
- a CDS encoding HAD family hydrolase: MSDAAAVIDRLPMLPRAVLYDWDNTLVDNWGTVRAALNHALVTFGHPAWTEEEARERIKQSLRDSFPRIFGERWTDARDLFYAYFEAHHLEHLRPLPGAESLLRGFAERGIYQAVVSNKTGRFLRAEADALGWTGYFGRLVGAQDAEFDKPHGAPVLMALEPANIPPGPDVWFVGDADIDMECAHGAGMVPVLIGAGEGSGFSRFPPAHRYDTCHALCGLVGSGGDTISDDQ, from the coding sequence ATGAGCGACGCCGCCGCCGTCATCGACCGCCTGCCCATGCTGCCGCGCGCCGTCCTTTACGACTGGGACAACACGCTGGTGGACAATTGGGGCACCGTGCGCGCCGCTCTGAACCACGCGCTGGTGACCTTCGGCCATCCGGCCTGGACGGAGGAGGAGGCGCGGGAGCGCATCAAGCAGTCGCTGCGCGACAGCTTCCCGCGAATCTTCGGCGAGCGCTGGACCGACGCGCGCGACCTCTTCTACGCCTATTTCGAGGCCCATCACCTGGAGCATCTCCGGCCCCTGCCGGGCGCGGAATCCCTGCTGCGCGGCTTCGCCGAGCGCGGAATCTACCAGGCGGTGGTCTCCAACAAGACCGGCCGCTTCCTGCGGGCGGAAGCCGACGCGCTGGGCTGGACCGGCTATTTCGGACGTCTGGTCGGCGCCCAGGACGCCGAATTCGACAAGCCGCACGGCGCGCCGGTGCTGATGGCGCTGGAACCTGCGAACATTCCGCCCGGCCCGGACGTCTGGTTCGTGGGGGACGCCGACATCGACATGGAATGTGCCCATGGCGCGGGAATGGTCCCGGTGCTAATAGGGGCGGGCGAGGGCAGCGGCTTCAGCCGCTTCCCTCCGGCCCACCGGTACGACACGTGCCATGCATTGTGCGGGTTGGTGGGCAGCGGTGGTGACACCATATCGGATGACCAGTAG
- the hfq gene encoding RNA chaperone Hfq: MSEKSQNVQDVFLNHVRKNKTPVTVFLVNGVKLQGIITWFDNFSVLLRRDAHSQLVYKHAISTVMPAHPIQLFEPPKEGENV, from the coding sequence ATGTCTGAAAAAAGCCAAAATGTGCAGGACGTGTTCCTCAACCACGTCCGCAAGAACAAGACTCCCGTGACCGTGTTCCTCGTGAACGGTGTTAAACTTCAGGGAATCATCACCTGGTTCGACAACTTCTCGGTGCTGCTGCGGCGCGACGCGCATTCGCAGCTCGTCTACAAGCACGCCATCTCCACCGTGATGCCCGCGCATCCGATTCAACTTTTCGAGCCGCCCAAGGAAGGTGAAAACGTCTGA
- a CDS encoding D-amino-acid transaminase has protein sequence MARWAYVNGRYLPHRQAAVHVEDRGFQFADGVYEVVTLLDGRFADLDGHMERLGRSLSELRMDWPAAPRVVTMVARELVRRNGVRNGSLYIQVTRGIAPRDFKFPANIPATLVMTVKRVTAFAKPEQLENGVAVVTVPDIRWGRCDIKTVGLLAPVLAKQQAAESGAYEAWLIDPDGTVTEGSSSNAWIVTQDGVLVTRAPSQKILNGITRQSLLRLAGERGIPVEERSFTVEEALAAREAFVSSAGTFALPVTRVDGKPVGEGRPGPVTRTLRQAYLDYVAGGVPS, from the coding sequence ATGGCTCGATGGGCATACGTCAACGGCCGTTACCTGCCGCATCGGCAGGCGGCGGTCCATGTGGAAGACCGCGGTTTCCAGTTCGCCGACGGCGTCTATGAGGTGGTGACCCTCCTCGACGGGCGCTTCGCGGATCTGGACGGCCATATGGAGCGTCTGGGCCGCAGCCTGTCGGAGCTGCGCATGGACTGGCCGGCGGCACCGCGCGTCGTCACTATGGTCGCCCGCGAGCTGGTGCGGCGGAACGGCGTCCGCAACGGCTCGCTCTACATCCAGGTCACCCGCGGCATCGCCCCGCGCGACTTCAAGTTCCCGGCGAACATCCCGGCCACGCTGGTGATGACCGTCAAGCGGGTCACCGCCTTCGCCAAGCCGGAGCAGCTCGAGAATGGCGTGGCCGTCGTCACGGTGCCCGACATCCGTTGGGGCCGGTGCGACATCAAGACGGTCGGTCTGCTCGCTCCCGTGCTGGCGAAGCAGCAGGCCGCCGAATCGGGCGCTTACGAGGCATGGCTGATAGACCCGGACGGCACGGTGACGGAGGGTTCCTCCTCCAACGCCTGGATCGTCACGCAGGACGGCGTGCTGGTGACCCGCGCCCCGTCGCAGAAGATCCTGAACGGCATCACCCGCCAGTCGCTCCTGCGGTTGGCCGGGGAGCGCGGCATCCCGGTGGAGGAGCGCAGCTTCACGGTGGAGGAGGCGCTCGCCGCCCGCGAGGCGTTCGTGTCCTCCGCCGGCACCTTCGCGCTGCCGGTGACCCGCGTCGACGGCAAGCCGGTGGGCGAGGGCAGGCCGGGGCCGGTCACCCGGACGCTGCGGCAGGCCTATCTGGACTACGTGGCCGGAGGGGTGCCGTCATGA